One Thermococcus sp. DNA window includes the following coding sequences:
- a CDS encoding tRNA pseudouridine(38-40) synthase TruA yields VLNHHLRDVWVLGVSEVPEEFHPRFWARSKTYRYYLVNEGFDLERVLECARLFEGTHDFSAFARLEPGRDPVREVSSLRVLPRNGYYVIEVTGKSFLWEMVRRIVNALRFCGLGLLEPEEIREMLSGKYRKKVPPAPPENLVLWHIEYPGIKFKTDDRGLAKAKRDLFERYSRALTRAALFGDCLVEL; encoded by the coding sequence GTTTTAAACCATCACCTACGGGATGTATGGGTTCTCGGTGTTTCCGAAGTCCCCGAGGAGTTCCATCCCCGGTTCTGGGCGAGGTCAAAGACCTACCGCTACTACCTTGTGAACGAGGGCTTTGACCTTGAGAGGGTTCTTGAGTGCGCCAGACTATTCGAGGGAACCCATGACTTCTCGGCCTTCGCGAGGCTCGAACCGGGGAGGGACCCCGTTAGAGAGGTGAGCTCGCTTCGGGTTCTTCCCCGGAACGGTTACTACGTCATAGAGGTTACCGGTAAAAGCTTCCTCTGGGAGATGGTCAGGAGAATCGTCAATGCGCTCCGATTCTGCGGGCTTGGACTCCTCGAACCTGAGGAAATCCGTGAGATGCTATCCGGAAAGTACAGGAAGAAAGTCCCTCCCGCCCCTCCCGAGAACCTCGTGCTGTGGCACATAGAGTATCCCGGGATTAAGTTTAAAACCGATGACAGAGGCCTTGCCAAGGCCAAAAGAGACCTCTTTGAACGCTACTCGAGGGCTTTAACCAGAGCGGCGCTTTTTGGAGACTGCCTCGTTGAGCTTTGA